The DNA region AAGGgaaggggtggggtgggggtgcTTGTGGTGTCTTTAGTAGACTTTGCCAAACTCATTGAGAAGCAGCTCTGAGAGTCTAGGGATGGGAGTGTTTAATTTGCACAACAATTTCAAACTtctttaagaaaagaaaaaaagaaaaataaaaagagtaatTTGAGTTAGAGTAATACTACTCACCCCTCCAAAATATTTCCTCCTAACGTAACAGTTTTTTATTgaatgcttttgtttttttttaaataataattaagttaATGGAGTCAATCAAATTCATAATACTATCCAACGAATATAAGTTATGTCAGGAAGAATTTAGTAGGGAATGAAAAATTTTAGTGGGAAGAAAACATTATCCTCCTTTGAGTTAAAGCTGACTTGgctcaaattatataaaagactGAAAGAGTGAGTCAACACTATCCATGCATGTACAATACTATAAccaaatttatgaaattaggTCATATTACCTTCTCTCGTACAACAAAGAAGTTATGAAGCGTTAGACACGCTCACGTAGTGTCACCTCTTTGGAAATTCTTAGGACCATATTGAGTTAATGATAGATTAATGAGGTGGGCATGCAGGACAGTTATAGTTAAGTTCGAATTTGGACAGGGTAGCCCCATAACCTTTAGTAGCTACTAATTAaacatgaaaatgatgaaattaaataaacGGAGTACACGATGATCCATGTCTGCTGAGTGCTGACCTCatttattgattttcttttatacACGAATATTCAAGTGGGAGGaaattaagggtgcgtttggaaaggaggaaaatgacttctgaaaaatgagttattttccggaaaatgacatcattttccgtgtttggatgtactctgaaaaactgtctttgggtgtttggttcattttctggaaaatgagtggaaaattggtagaaatgtataattatataattttattattttctttaaaatataaaaatatataaactaataatatttattataaataaatataaaaaattaaaaaaaataaaggccGCTGCTCTGGTTTCTATGAATACAGTGGAGCAAGGCTTTCAATTCTTTGACACAACTTGGTTCTACATAATCTTCAATTCTGTCATATATTAGTTTGCCTGATGCTAATAGAGAATCGAAGTTTTAAACAATGCTGAGGGACGGTCCCTCCATGTTGCGCGCTGCATTTTCCGGAAAAAACCCCtcattttccgtggtcaacggaaaatgatttccattgaccacattttctgggtgttgccaaacaccaaaatcccgaaaaatgatttccagaaatcattttccgggtaaccaaacacaccctaaaataaGAACACCATTAATAATATACCTCAAACCTAACCGTGGTATTGGTAATTCCCTTATCAACAATCCAATAGTGCCCATACGCAAAATCTAATTGAAGGTTCGTTTAGAAATCTGAAAATCTAATTGAGGGACTTGAACACAATTGATGAATATATTAGAGATAGACTCGGAATAAATCAACCCGGTTGAGTGGAGCAAGACGGGTTCGTTTAGACTCGGGACACCCCACACTTAACCCCTGGCCACCTGGCCTAGACCGAGCCCAGGCTTGACCTAGGCCTCAGCTTGGGCCCCGGCCTCGGTCTAGGGCTTGGATTGGGCCCAGCCCAAGGCCTCGACCTTGGTCGACGATGGTAGGGCGGGGCCTGGCTGTGAGACCAAATGCGGTCAAGTTGTTGCAACCAACTCCTCCTTTTTAGGAGGATGATTAGGAGGCTCTTGAGTACAAATACTAGTGTAGTTGTCTTGTTAAGATGATCATCTTTATTATCTAATCATTTATCATcttgtaatagcattacatCAACATTAAATATAATCTTTATCTTCGTGGCATACATTTATTGTCTTTATCAGTATCTTTGCTCTTTAATTATCGAATTAACAAATTCGGATCACCCATAAATCCATCAACAATCTTAAATTTCAACACAAATACACCTTTCGGGTTCAGTGGGCAAACACCAAATAATCTCTAAGAGTAAAAGTCAACTTTTTTTAACAAagttaaaactatttaaaactTCTTGGGTGAAAAGTTAAAATCCACCAACAACATTAATGAAATCCCTATTATTATGTATGGACATATCGCATACATATGGTATGCTTTTGCCTTTCTTCATCAAAATCTTTCTTCCCTGCAGTCTAATGCCAACTAATTCCAATAATCAATAGAGTATTTGTAAACTGGGCGGAAAGTGGACTATATTATATATGGGCATTTAAACACACCATTCTATCGTCTTCAATTCATTACCATTTCTTCAATTTCCAGAGTTCCATCCACCTAGTTGAGAAATAGCTAGAAAGATGGCCTCGTTAAACTCATCACAACCTCCAAACTCTCCTTCTCCAACGCCATCTTTCACACTCAGAACCCCCGCCGGCGCCGCCGCCCACCCATTCGACGACACCTTTCTAAGGAGCATCTCCACCAAAGCCGCCGGCGCCAACAATGATTTCTCCGGCGAGCTTACTCTCCCGCCCCGCTCCCAAACATTCACCTCCCAGCCCTCCTCCCCCGCCCGCCTCTCCTTCGCTACCTCTCCGGCGGCCACCAAGCTGGATCTCTCCTCCCTCAACACCACCTACCGATGCATCTCCTCCGTCCTCAAAAAGGACGGCCAGATCTTGTCCATCGCAGTCGCCAACGCCTTCGTCTACACCGGCTCCCAGACCAACGTCATCCGCGTCTGGAAGCTCCCGGAGTTCACCGAATGCGACCAGCTCAAGACCCGGGCCACCATGGTCGTCGCCCTGCAGCTCTCCAACGACAAGGTCTTCGCCGCCTACTCCGACTGCAAGATTAGGGTTTGGCACCGGAGCTGGGAAGGCGTCATCAAACACGTCCGCGTCGCCACCATTCCCAAGCCCGGAAATTACGTCCGGAGCTACATCTCCGGCAAAGACAAAATGGTAAGCTCAGCTGGTCATGTGGTCAACTGGTCACAGAAGTGAAGTTTGGGaacaaatgaattatttttttactttctgAATTGGCATGCATTTATAGCTCTTTattgtgcatttttattttcaGCTGGCCTGAAGCTAACAAATTAACCTTCTAATAACTTTACTTAAtttcatgcacctaatgttattaATATTGTCTGATTCTATATTGGATAGGATTGTTATTATTACGCTTTAAACGTGGAAACATGCACTTCCATCTTCTTGTTCCTCTTTTGTTTTTACCATTTTTTGgttattaaaatttgttttagATCAGATGAATAAATGCTGTAGCTATACATGCAGCTTTGCATTGAATGTATATTCAGAAATGCAGAtaagaaaatttatatataagttCATAAGTTGGTTAATTAGGTAtgatatttactatttatgggcggaaattaaaattgtattattaatgCTTTATTTGATTGATTAAATAAATGGAAATGAGCAGATGAAGCATATGGGACCAATATCATCGGTGGCGATTAACGTATCGGACGATATTCTTTACTCTGCTTCGCTAGATAAGACGGTGAAAGTGTGGCGGATTTCCGATGTGAAGTGTATAGAGACGATTCAGGCGCACAACGAGGCGGTGAACGCGGTGGTGGTGGCGGACGACGGGGTTCTGTACACGGCGTCCGACGACGCGACTGTGCGGGTGTGGCGGCGGAACTTCTGCAGGGGGGACAGGCCGCACTCGCTGACGGTGACGCTGCCGGCGAAGTACTCGCCGGTGAAGACGCTGGCGCTGTCGTCGGGGGACGGGGCGGTGCTGTACGGCGGGTGCAGCGACGGGTACGTGCACTACTGGCTCAAGGGGTGGTTCTCGGGGCAGCTGCAGTACGGCGGGGCGCTGGCGGGGCACACGCACGCGGTGATGTGCATAGCGAGCGTGGGGGATTATCTGGTGAGCGGGTCGGCCGACGCGACGAGCCGGGTGTGGGTGAGGGAGCAGGACGGGCAGCACTCCTGCGTGGCGGTGCTGCAGGGCCACAGGGGTCCTGTGCGGTGTATCGCGGCGTTTCCCGCCGGGGCAAGGGCGGGCGAGGAGACCGACCAGGAGGGTTACACGGTGTGTACGGGGAGTCTCGACGGGGTGCTCAAGATGTGGCGTGTAAAGTGCGGCACCAACATCGCCAAAGGGTCGTCCCAGAATTGCGACTATTTTGATCTCACTTAGAACACAACAAACCCCACCTACAGTAGTATGCTGTATGCATGCGCAGCTTCTTAAATGCATCCATTAGAATATAGAAATTATGTAAACGTACAGCAATATAATTGTAGACATCCTTATATAACTCActttttattagtttaattattacTCAACatgtcattattttattattattctttattaaAGCATGCATGATTGAGCCCATAAATTTCATACCATGAAGGATACATTGGGCTTTGTTTGGCGTCCTAGGAAAGGCTGCTAATCTATTCCTCTTTAGTTTTACCATGAAGTGGATGTGAAAAGGATTCTAGAAGATGGTTCCGGGGCATTTTAGCAGAGCTTATTCATTCGACCTACGATGGTCGaagtggcaaattatgctaggACCttgtccaccttgtaaggtagaTTCGgatcatattcacaattttaaaattttatgttcgcaattttagaattttatattcacaatttttatatctcaatatacaaaattccCTCTTTTGATTGATTTCACTAAGGCTAAGTTCTAGGTGTAAACACACAATATCCCTACGAGTTtcttattgggaaaaattgttgaaaattaCACTTATTTCCAACATCATATGATTTTACTTGTATCTCGATTAGTTTGCTGGTTTAActcattaatattttgtttttaaatttttttttgtgaaaatgacaaaatatataatttgtgatatgcTGAGAGTATTTTGGTTATATCTCTCTCATATGAAATTCAATTGAGGTGATTCAAGTTTTCATTGAAAGCTAAGGCAATCCTTTGCAATCTTCATGTTCAAAGTCTTTTAAGATTCAGGACAAATCATGGTTAAAAAGGTGAACAGATTTCAACACGCGCAGGGATACGACCTTGCAATATATTGATTGTATTTTGGTCGTCATATCTCTTTCATACGAAGTTCAATTGAGGTAATTAAAGTGTCTATGTAAAGCTAAGACAATCCTTACAACTTTTATGTTCAAAGTTTTTTGAGATTCAGGACAAATCATGGTAAAAAAGGTGAACAGATCTCGACACGCCAAGGGATACGTCCTTGCAATATACTGATAGTATTTTGGTCATATCTCTTTCATAGGAAGTCTAATTGAGGTGATTAAACTACCCTATTAACTTTTACTGTTCCAaaattcattcaaaatcaaCTAATGGCCTGGTTTACCCTAATCCCTCATTTGTTTGATTGGACATACAAAATGTGATTCGTAGAAGCATTTCGGAGCTACAAAATGTGATTCATAAAAGGTGCAAGTAGAGATCGAGTTGGTAATGGCAGCTTCATAAATGTCTAGTCTGACCCCTGGCCTATATTCAATTCAGATCAGACTAGAATGCATAGTCACAGTCACCCTCCATGAAGCCATAGTGTCTTCTCTGACTTCTGGAAATGGGCTAACGTGGGAGGGAGACTAGTTCAATGAAAGAGACAAGGAGATAAATTGATATGGACTGGAGGGGAAACTGTCCAATCTACTTTCAAAAGCCTTATTGGAATGTCGAGTGGATGTGAAAAAATTGATGATGTGTTAGGGTGTTAGACATGGCTTTTTTACATATTAATTCTCCTTTCAACACCAATCAATAGTCGTTAAATGTTATTGAtaggattcgaactcgtgacttGACTCCAAAACCACCTGTTAGAAACTTAGAATCAAGTATTATAGCGAAGAATACTTATATTATAGACAGCTATCAATGATGTTAAGTGCTGTACTTGATCTTTTTACCGGTCCTCCGCCTAACAGGATGAAAATGTGAAACTTTCTAATTCCTTGAGAGGTTAAATCATTCTTTTTGCAGGCTATGTTCCTCTGATCTATTTGTGAATTTTGTCACGTAGGTATGAATCCATATTATATTCCACCTCTTTGAATTGAGAGTCTTTGTTGAATGTGATTTTTCATTTCTCATAACTTTTATCTTTGATATTTTACTGTTGGATTTCATGAAAGAATGCTATATATGTcgctatttctttgattttcaaaaaataaaaataaaaacgtgCGCAAAATGCTGAATTCAAAGAGTACGTAACCTCAAGGTAGCACTATAGCAGAATCACGTACTCAATCAAGTCAATAAAACGCTTCACTACCTTGTGTAtgttccaacaatcaaatttgGAGCTGAGcgtacatttatttatttattatatatgatatatgttgTTTTCTGGGTGTCTGGTCCTTGGAATGATTGGTGTACCTACCCatctcaaaaatattaataactgAATAGATCAGAATAgcaaaatttcttaaaatatatggCCCATGCATTCCCCTTGATgtaaaacattatatttatggGATTTAATGGCGCTACTTATCTTCATTGTGATTgccgggttgttatgccgtgaacctgggtctacattcacatacactatactctacattcacatgcactatactctacattcacactttgtaaattccacattcacacattacaggattatatgtttagtaactatattaccactgttatgcattcacagtacacattcaaaactctatattcacaggtcctatactccatattcacaacttgagaactccacattcatacattagcgggctacaagttgttagaactttttaactctattacagattcacacatgcataactctacattcacgatttctataattcatattcacaatttgaaacctccacattcacacatttatgggcaactctaaattcacacaatcataaatctacattcaagatttctatactctacattcacactttgaaacctctacattcacacatttttggacaactctatattcagcaatatgtttactaattaaaaaaaaaaaaagacaaaaacgacgtagttttggacccaggtccaccttgcaaggtggacctgggtccacagcataatttgccgtgatcaatcgttataccctgcaccacggtgcacatagcaatgtgcaccacgtacgtaaacgacgtcgtttcgatgttagtggacgcggacgtgAATGACTACAGGGAATTCATTaactataatacacataatcattat from Ipomoea triloba cultivar NCNSP0323 chromosome 6, ASM357664v1 includes:
- the LOC116023146 gene encoding protein JINGUBANG-like, translated to MASLNSSQPPNSPSPTPSFTLRTPAGAAAHPFDDTFLRSISTKAAGANNDFSGELTLPPRSQTFTSQPSSPARLSFATSPAATKLDLSSLNTTYRCISSVLKKDGQILSIAVANAFVYTGSQTNVIRVWKLPEFTECDQLKTRATMVVALQLSNDKVFAAYSDCKIRVWHRSWEGVIKHVRVATIPKPGNYVRSYISGKDKMMKHMGPISSVAINVSDDILYSASLDKTVKVWRISDVKCIETIQAHNEAVNAVVVADDGVLYTASDDATVRVWRRNFCRGDRPHSLTVTLPAKYSPVKTLALSSGDGAVLYGGCSDGYVHYWLKGWFSGQLQYGGALAGHTHAVMCIASVGDYLVSGSADATSRVWVREQDGQHSCVAVLQGHRGPVRCIAAFPAGARAGEETDQEGYTVCTGSLDGVLKMWRVKCGTNIAKGSSQNCDYFDLT